One Streptomyces sp. V4I8 genomic window carries:
- a CDS encoding biotin carboxylase N-terminal domain-containing protein → MITSVLVANRGEIACRIFRTCRELGIRTVAVHADADENALHARVADAAVRLPGAAPSDTYLRGDLIVKAALAAGADAVHPGYGFLSENPGFARAVLDAGLTWIGPPPEAIEAMASKTRAKELLGIEPLRAVTEADLPVLVKAAAGGGGRGMRVVRRLADLDAALEAARAEALSAFGDGEVFVEPYVEDGRHVEVQILADTHGTVWALGTRDCSLQRRHQKVIEEAPAPGLTPELTDSLYEMAVRAAVAVDYVGAGTVEFLIADGKAHFLEVNTRLQVEHPVTEAVFGIDLVAEQLRVAEGHALAEEPPRARGHAVEARLYAEDPARDWAPQTGTLHRFAVPEGVRLDTGFTDGDDIGVHYDPMLAKVVAHAPTRAEAIRRLAGALDRATLHGPLTNRDLLVRSLRHAEFTTARMDTGFYDRHLTALTDPAPDPYAPLAAALADAHGRSRFGGWRNVPFQPQVKRYVMAGEEIEVQYRHTRAGLEAEGVRVVHADAALVVLEVDGVRENFEVARYGDEIHVNATRLTALPRFPDPAAQHAPGSLLAPMPGTVVRVAEGLAVGAPVRAGEPLLWLEAMKMQHKISAPVTGTLSALHVVPGQQVTVDSLLAVVQEP, encoded by the coding sequence GCGGCGACCTGATCGTGAAGGCGGCGCTCGCGGCCGGCGCGGACGCGGTGCACCCCGGCTACGGCTTCCTCTCCGAGAACCCCGGCTTCGCCCGCGCGGTCCTCGACGCGGGCCTCACCTGGATCGGGCCGCCCCCGGAGGCGATCGAGGCGATGGCGTCCAAGACACGCGCCAAGGAGCTGCTGGGCATCGAGCCGCTGCGCGCGGTCACCGAGGCTGACCTGCCGGTGCTGGTGAAGGCGGCCGCGGGCGGCGGCGGGCGCGGCATGCGGGTCGTACGGCGGCTCGCGGACCTGGACGCCGCACTCGAGGCCGCGCGCGCCGAGGCCCTCAGCGCCTTCGGTGACGGCGAGGTCTTCGTCGAGCCCTATGTGGAGGACGGCCGCCACGTCGAGGTGCAGATCCTCGCCGACACCCACGGCACGGTGTGGGCGCTCGGCACCCGGGACTGCTCCCTCCAGCGGCGTCACCAGAAGGTCATCGAGGAGGCGCCGGCCCCTGGTCTGACCCCCGAACTGACGGACTCCCTGTACGAGATGGCCGTACGCGCCGCCGTCGCCGTCGACTACGTGGGCGCCGGCACCGTCGAGTTCCTGATCGCCGACGGCAAGGCGCACTTCCTGGAGGTGAACACCCGCCTCCAGGTCGAACACCCGGTGACGGAAGCGGTCTTCGGCATCGACCTGGTCGCCGAACAGCTCCGCGTAGCCGAAGGCCACGCCCTCGCCGAGGAACCGCCACGCGCGCGTGGCCATGCGGTGGAGGCCCGCCTCTACGCCGAGGACCCCGCCCGCGACTGGGCCCCGCAGACCGGCACACTGCACCGCTTCGCCGTACCCGAGGGCGTCCGCCTGGACACCGGCTTCACCGACGGCGACGACATCGGCGTCCACTACGACCCGATGCTCGCCAAGGTCGTCGCCCACGCTCCCACGCGCGCGGAGGCGATCCGCCGACTCGCGGGCGCCCTGGACCGGGCGACGCTCCACGGCCCGCTCACCAACCGGGACCTCCTCGTCCGCTCCCTGCGCCACGCGGAGTTCACGACCGCCCGCATGGACACGGGCTTCTACGACCGCCACCTCACCGCCCTGACCGACCCGGCCCCCGACCCGTACGCCCCCTTGGCCGCCGCCCTCGCCGACGCCCACGGCCGCTCCCGCTTCGGCGGCTGGCGCAACGTGCCGTTCCAGCCACAGGTCAAGCGGTACGTCATGGCGGGCGAGGAGATCGAGGTCCAGTACCGGCACACGCGCGCGGGCCTGGAGGCCGAGGGGGTGCGGGTCGTACACGCCGATGCCGCCCTGGTCGTACTCGAAGTGGACGGCGTACGAGAGAACTTCGAGGTCGCGAGGTACGGCGACGAGATCCACGTGAACGCCACCCGCCTCACCGCCCTGCCCCGCTTCCCGGACCCGGCTGCGCAGCACGCCCCGGGCTCCCTGCTCGCGCCGATGCCGGGGACGGTCGTACGGGTCGCTGAAGGACTGGCCGTAGGAGCGCCTGTGCGGGCCGGAGAGCCCTTGTTGTGGCTTGAGGCGATGAAGATGCAGCACAAGATCTCAGCGCCGGTCACAGGAACGCTGAGCGCCTTGCATGTAGTACCCGGCCAGCAGGTGACGGTCGACTCATTGCTGGCGGTAGTGCAAGAACCCTAG